The genomic DNA TCCTCTATAAGAGAAATCCGATCCTCTGGCAACAAATGGCTCACCAGTGGAAGGAACTTTTTCCGCATATTCAAGTGACCTATGACGTTCAGGTCCAGCTGTTACGTCACGGTCTGGCTTCCAAATCTCCGGATGTGGAGTACTCTCCAGAAGGACTCCCTCCTCATGCTGGACGGGAAGGGGTTGCTCCTTGATTTGGGTTGCACTGTTTTTTTCAAGCATCCTGGTGGTCCATGGGTTTCGTCAGAAGGTGACATGGAGAGAATGGATTGTGAACGTACCGGCATTCATATTTGCTCTGCTCGGTTCGGGCATCGTGAGTTTCAATATTTGGCCGAAGATCAACCTTCTTTGGGGGATACAATGGCTTTTTGAACCCATCACGAAGTGGCTGTACTCGATTTTGTAATATGGTGGTGCTTGATGGAGACACAAATATCACGACTGCAATTGATGTATTTAATGATATGGGTCATATTGGGGACTGGAATTGTCCTTTTACCCCTTGCCATCGCTCAATTTACCATTCAGGACGGCTGGATGGTTCCTCTTTTCTTTTTTGGCGGCACGATAGTCGCCGCGATCGTATGCGTCGTGTTTATCCGGACGTTTCCCAATCAATCACTTGCTAATGGGCTCGAAACCGCCTTTGGCCCTTGGCTTGGTCGGTTAATAGGGGTTTGGATGATAATTTTCTTTTTCGTTTTCTCGGCCATGTTGCTTCGGGAACTTACGGTATTTGTGGAAGTCACGAGTCTTCCCAAAACTCCGGCGTACCTGATTTCTGCGACTATCCTGGTTCCAATTGCGTACGGGGTTTTTCAAGGTGTTGAGGTAGTGGGACGATTGGCAGAATTTCTCACACCAGTAGCCTTAATGATTGGCGTGATTTTGGTTGTATTGTCCTTCCAAAATGCAGACTTTTCCCAAATCCAACCTGTGTTGGCCCATGGCTGGACCCCAGTACTTCGAGCATCTGTGTTGCCCGCCACATCGTTCGCGTTTGAATTGATTGGCGTTTTACAATTTGTGAAATCGATCAAAGGTGGAAAAACACTTGGGCGGGACCTGTTGTACGTGGGGGCATCTTTGACCGTATTTGGAGTATTGGTTGAGATGTTGATAATTTCAGTGCTGGGTCCATCGATAACCTATTTGTCCTTACCTGTGGCCGAGGTCATTCGGGGAATCCGTATCGGCGAATTCATACAAAGGTTCGACACCATTTACGTAATGGGCGTAATCGCTACGATGGTCTTAAAAATTTCCGTGTTTCTATATGCCATGTCTTCAGCCATGCAGGATACCTTTCGACTTTCCACCTTCAGAAATGTAGTTTGGCCGAATGGAATCGCCATCTGGACAGCCAGCATTTTATTCTTTCACAATTCGCCCGACCTGCATGAGTTTATGGTCTATGTGACACCGGCATATTTTAGTTTCACTTTGGTCCTCATGCCAATATTCGCCGTTCTGACATTTCGGTTGAAAAAAGTATTCGGTTCCCAATGACCGAGTTCATGGATTCACACATACACGCTAAGCTTATTCTAATAATACTATTTATTCGAATTAAAAGACCTGATATACTTCTAATAATGCGGCGAAATTGCTGGGGTAAGGCGTTGAATCCACTTCCAATAATAAGAACCGTCTGGAGACCTGATTAGATGGCACATATAAACTCGGTACTTGAGGGTTATCTTCCTTGGTTGAATCGGCAACCTTTTTCACCAAATACTCGAATTGCGTACCGTCGATGGGTTGAACAATTTGTACGTTACTTGAATGCATATCCGGCTGTATACGGAGATCCGCTTGGTGAATCATCCGCTCGTGACTACGCGGTGCGGGATTTTAAGTCTCATCTGAAGACGATACACCATGCCAAGCCAGCTTCCGTGAATCTTGCTCTCGCTGCTCTTGACCACTTCTATGCTCGATATCTTCAGATGGGGAGTCCCCAGGTAGAGCGAGAGGAACTGCCGAATCAAGCACCACGGGCGCTTTCTCCCGAAGAACAAAGACGCTTCTTACGAGCGGTTGAACGTCAACCGAATACTCGAGACCAAGCAATCGGGACGCTTCTCTTTTATACCGCCCTACGTATCAGTGAGTGCGTACAACTCAATGTAGATGACGTTATGATCTCGGAACGTAAAGGGCAAGTAACGGTTCGAATGGGAAAAGGAAATCGATATCGGGAAGTTCCTCTGAACGCTTCGGTTCGATCATCCTTGCAGGCGTGGCTAGATGATCGCCACATTCAGTTTCCGGGTACAGCAGAGTCGGCTTTGTTCCTCACTCGACGTGGGAACCGCTGCTCGATTCGCTCTGTCGATTTAGTAATTCGAAAAATCGCACAAGACGCTGGACTCACATTGTCTGCTCACACGCTTCGGCATACTTGCCTGACCAATTTGGTACGTAATGGTCACGACCTTGTGATGGTGGCTGAACTTGCAGGCCACAAGCGACTGGATACAACGCGGCGATATAGCCTACCGAGTGACGAGGACCGCGCAATGGCAATGGAAGGCCTCAAAATGGAGGTGTAACTCCTGACTCCAGGGAGGAAAACGTGCCTGTAGATTTCCTTACTCCAGAACAAGAGCGCCGATACGGTCGAATGATTGAAGAGCCAACACCGGAACAACTGGCTCGTTACTTTTGGCTAGATGACCGCGATCACCATCTTGTCACACAACATCGAGGTTCCCATAATCAACTGGGGTTTGCTATCCAACTCGGTACCGTCAGATTTTTAGGGACCTTTTTAACCGATCCCACGGATGTCCCAATATCCGTTGTAAGGTATGTCGCAAGTCAACTGCAAATGGCCAATACTCGTGTTTTCGAGCGTTATCGTGGTTCGGAGAGTCGGTGGGATCACACAGCGGAAATTCGAAAGGCATATGGATATCGCGATTTCCCAGACCAGCCGCATCACTTCGAATTCGTGAGATGGTTGTACCACCACGCTTGGTTGACTGCAGAACGGCCCAGCGTGTTATTTGATTTAGCCACGGCCAGGTGTGTAGAAAAGAAAGTTTTATTGCCTGGTGTAACGATACTTGCACGGCTGATTGCCCAGATCCGTGACCGCGTGGCCACCCGGCTCTGGCGCCTCTTGGCCCAGGTTCCAAACTACTCTGAGCGTAATCGACTAGAGCAGTTGTTGACTGCGAAAGTTTCCTCTCGACAAACCGAATTAGACCATCTTCGCCGTCCACCAACAAACCTTACGGCGAAAGGGATGTTGGAAGGGTTAGAACGCTTGGCAGTCGTCCGTTCTTACGGAGGTACGACTTGGGATTTGTCGCACATTCCTGTAGGACGACTGCACACCCTCGCCCGTTTTGCGGCTGCAGCCAGGGCACAGGCGATATCCCGGATGTCTTTGGAACGACAACTGGCCACTTTAGTCGCGTTTGCCAACGTTTTTGCGATTACGGCTCAGGACGATTTGCTGGAGTTGTTTGATCGACTTATGACTGAACTTTTAGCCAAGACCCAGCAAGAGGGGAAGCGGGCCCGGCTCCGAACGATCCGCGATCTGGATGCGGCCGCACGTCAGTTACGGGAAGCCTGTGTAATCCTCCTAAACGATCAGACACCGGATGCCAAGCTTCGGGCAACGATTTTTGCTCGGGTATCTGCTGAGGTACTGACAGACTCCATTCAAACCATCGATGCCCTAACGCGCCGGCCAGAGGAAAATGTGTACTTTACGCAGTTGTTTAGCCATTACAACGGGATTCGTCGGTTTTTACCCCAGATGTTTCGGATGATTCATTTCGAGGCGAATTCATCTGCAAAGCCAGTTTTAGACGCCTGGCGATTCTTACGTGACTATGAGGGGGCGAAGAAGATCCCTTGGACACAGGCACCCGTCACCGGAATGACAACTTCTTGGCAGCAGGTAGTCTATGACGAGAATGATCAGATTCAGCAACGGGCCTATACGTTCTGGGTACTCATTCGCATCCATGAAGCTCTGCGCCACCACGACATCTTCGTTATCCGAGTGAGCGATACAATGACCAAGGCACAACTTCTCCCAGGGACAGGCTTGGGAAGCAGTGCGTCCACAAGTTTACGCACGTTGGATCGAACTATAGATGCTGGAGCAGGAAGTCCGAGAACTCGGGAGAAGTTGAACACCGCGTATCAACAAACCGCCGAACGTTGCCTGAGAATACAGATGTCCGTATGGAGAACATTCAGGGGAGAGCCGGTTGTTTTGACCGCTTTGGACAAATTGGAGGAACCTCCTTCTCTGCAAACACTTCGGTCACAAATTCAATCCCTACTACCCCGGATTGACTTGCCGGAATTGTTGCTTGAAGTCAATACCTGGACCGGATTTGCAGATGCTTTACCCACTTAGTGAAGGTGGGTCGAGGGTACAGGACCTGACGACTAGCGTTGTGCGGTGCTGATTGCCGAGGCATGTAACATCGGACTGGAACCGGTCGTCCAATTGGGTGTCCCGCTTGACTCGGGATCGATTGACTTGGTTGAGCAAAACTATTTTCGAGCTGAAACGCTCACACAAGCGAACAATAAACTCGTGGAATATCAAAGCGGCCTGCAGTTGGCGACGACATGGGGTACCGGCGAAGTTGCATCTGCCGATGGGCTTCGATTTGTAACACCGGGTTCGGACGATTCACGCGGGTCCCAATCCCAAATACTTTGGTGCCGGCGTGGCGTGACATATTACAACTTCGCTAGCGACCAGTTTACAGGGTTGAATGGCATCGTCATTCCTGGAACAATTCGGATTCGCTGTATCTGCTAGATCTATTATTAGGACAACAAACGGTCCTACAGCCCCAAGAAATCATGACGGATACCGCTGGGTACAGTGACATTATCTTTGGACTGTTTGGCCTTTTGGGGTATCAATTTAGTCCGCGCTTAGCTGACATTGGAGAATCAAGATTTGGCGGCTTGATCCCGTGCCAACTATGGGCCACTCAATGATTTGGCTCGCCACCGTTTACACCCGGAGCGCATTGTTCAGAACTGGAACGATATGCTACGTGTCGCCGGTTCCTTGAAACTTGGAACTGTCAC from Alicyclobacillus sp. SO9 includes the following:
- a CDS encoding tyrosine-type recombinase/integrase, whose translation is MAHINSVLEGYLPWLNRQPFSPNTRIAYRRWVEQFVRYLNAYPAVYGDPLGESSARDYAVRDFKSHLKTIHHAKPASVNLALAALDHFYARYLQMGSPQVEREELPNQAPRALSPEEQRRFLRAVERQPNTRDQAIGTLLFYTALRISECVQLNVDDVMISERKGQVTVRMGKGNRYREVPLNASVRSSLQAWLDDRHIQFPGTAESALFLTRRGNRCSIRSVDLVIRKIAQDAGLTLSAHTLRHTCLTNLVRNGHDLVMVAELAGHKRLDTTRRYSLPSDEDRAMAMEGLKMEV
- a CDS encoding endospore germination permease, translating into METQISRLQLMYLMIWVILGTGIVLLPLAIAQFTIQDGWMVPLFFFGGTIVAAIVCVVFIRTFPNQSLANGLETAFGPWLGRLIGVWMIIFFFVFSAMLLRELTVFVEVTSLPKTPAYLISATILVPIAYGVFQGVEVVGRLAEFLTPVALMIGVILVVLSFQNADFSQIQPVLAHGWTPVLRASVLPATSFAFELIGVLQFVKSIKGGKTLGRDLLYVGASLTVFGVLVEMLIISVLGPSITYLSLPVAEVIRGIRIGEFIQRFDTIYVMGVIATMVLKISVFLYAMSSAMQDTFRLSTFRNVVWPNGIAIWTASILFFHNSPDLHEFMVYVTPAYFSFTLVLMPIFAVLTFRLKKVFGSQ
- a CDS encoding DUF4158 domain-containing protein, which produces MPVDFLTPEQERRYGRMIEEPTPEQLARYFWLDDRDHHLVTQHRGSHNQLGFAIQLGTVRFLGTFLTDPTDVPISVVRYVASQLQMANTRVFERYRGSESRWDHTAEIRKAYGYRDFPDQPHHFEFVRWLYHHAWLTAERPSVLFDLATARCVEKKVLLPGVTILARLIAQIRDRVATRLWRLLAQVPNYSERNRLEQLLTAKVSSRQTELDHLRRPPTNLTAKGMLEGLERLAVVRSYGGTTWDLSHIPVGRLHTLARFAAAARAQAISRMSLERQLATLVAFANVFAITAQDDLLELFDRLMTELLAKTQQEGKRARLRTIRDLDAAARQLREACVILLNDQTPDAKLRATIFARVSAEVLTDSIQTIDALTRRPEENVYFTQLFSHYNGIRRFLPQMFRMIHFEANSSAKPVLDAWRFLRDYEGAKKIPWTQAPVTGMTTSWQQVVYDENDQIQQRAYTFWVLIRIHEALRHHDIFVIRVSDTMTKAQLLPGTGLGSSASTSLRTLDRTIDAGAGSPRTREKLNTAYQQTAERCLRIQMSVWRTFRGEPVVLTALDKLEEPPSLQTLRSQIQSLLPRIDLPELLLEVNTWTGFADALPT